One region of Manis pentadactyla isolate mManPen7 chromosome 9, mManPen7.hap1, whole genome shotgun sequence genomic DNA includes:
- the LOC118912068 gene encoding olfactory receptor 51L1-like: protein MVVWSDNNTMEPIFFLRGFPGLEYVYLWLSIPFCLAYLAAFVGNVTIIFVISMESSLHQPMYYFLSVLAMSDLGMSLSTLPTKLSVLWLDAREISATACYAQLFFIHTFTFLESSVLLAMAFDRFVAICIPLHYTTILTNSVIGKIGLACLLRSVGVVLPTPLLLRHCHYCHVNALSHAFCLHQDVLKLSCSDARINSVYGLCVVIATLGVDSVFILLSYVLILNAALGIASHEERAKALNTCVSHICVVLIFFVPVIGVSIVHRFGKHLSPIVHILMADIYLLLPPVLNPIVYSVRTKQIRQGILHRFGLGRRL from the coding sequence ATGGTGGTTTGGAGTGACAATAATACTATGGAGCCCATATTTTTTCTGAGGGGTTTTCCTGGACTGGAGTATGTTTATTTGTGGCTCTCAATCCCATTCTGTCTTGCATACTTGGCAGCATTTGTTGGTAATGTTACCATCATCTTTGTCATTTCGATGGAGTCTTCCCTCCACCAGCCCATGTATTACTTCCTTTCCGTCTTGGCAATGTCTGACCTAGGTATGTCTCTGTCCACACTTCCTACCAAGCTTTCTGTGTTATGGTTGGATGCTCGAGAGATCTCAGCGACTGCTTGCTATGCTCAGCTCTTCTTCATCCACACATTCACATTCCTGGAGTCCTCAGTGCTGCTGGCCATGGCCTTTGACCGTTTTGTCGCCATCTGCATCCCActgcactacaccaccatcctcaccaacagtgtaATAGGCAAGATTGGTTTGGCCTGCTTGCTAAGAAGTGTGGGAGTTGTACTGCCCACACCTTTGCTATTGAGACATTGTCACTACTGCCATGTCAATGCCCTCTCCCATGCGTTCTGTTTGCACCAGGATGTTCTGAAATTATCCTGTTCAGATGCCAGGATCAACAGCGTTTATGGACTATGTGTAGTTATTGCCACGCTGGGTGTGGATTCAgtcttcatacttctttcttatgtcCTGATTCTGAATGCAGCACTGGGCATTGCATCTCATGAAGAGCGGGCAAAGGCACTCAACACATGTGTATCCCATATCTGCGTCGTGCTCATCTTCTTTGTGCCAGTTATTGGTGTGTCAATAGTCCATCGCTTTGGGAAGCATCTGTCTCCCATAGTCCACATCCTCATGGCTGACATCTACCTGCTTCTTCCCCCAGTGCTTAACCCTATTGTCTATAGTGTCAGGACGAAGCAGATACGTCAAGGaattctccacaggtttggactAGGGAGGAGGCTTTAA